In uncultured Treponema sp., one genomic interval encodes:
- a CDS encoding AraC family transcriptional regulator: MIPRETINKAIDYILLHLTAQISVDDVADFCGWSKFYFCREFKRHTGQSVHSFI, translated from the coding sequence ATGATTCCACGGGAGACAATCAACAAGGCGATTGACTACATTCTTCTTCACCTGACCGCTCAGATTTCTGTTGACGATGTGGCGGATTTCTGCGGCTGGTCGAAATTTTATTTCTGCCGGGAGTTCAAGCGGCACACTGGGCAGAGCGTGCATTCGTTCATATGA